The Drechmeria coniospora strain ARSEF 6962 chromosome 02, whole genome shotgun sequence genome has a segment encoding these proteins:
- a CDS encoding ATP-dependent DNA helicase PIF1, whose protein sequence is MEDEAARDLFARAWGFHITAINPEPSTAMPQGEGNTLSVDPLSIEMTFLRLSQIVNRCQRHKCNTTYCLRMRKRTGDLARDMEGAAADIEAANAANPERECRFDFPRALRELAAVIRKEGKSYYVFEAARNDNLMNHFNPAIILGWLANIDIYPCTSLQAVITYAAKYCSKSEKKTEPHCKLADQVLPHTAHFQSLLSFSSRLMNKLIAERDYSAQEISHLLLNIPLQEGTRMVVSVDCRPLEQHARSYRVDEDVNETIGSYRKYLERNDQHRDVTYLEYLQSYNLKTWRRLAANAKGRFNDFCRVKMMMAHPHHSPEELLIVGGRRFDSFAAAYKCCGERHATLADDHYGEPDTNELRAEDDEFELELHEEPIAEEDWHELARMLPDRPLEEEDIDILGRRDIDINYDWTPHVGRYTDDGILSGNYWKQRKAETPPDLDLG, encoded by the exons ATGGAGGATGAAGCCGCTCGTGACTTATTTGCGCGCGCGTGGGGATTCCACATCACTGCCATTAACCCTGAGCCGAGTACGGCTATGCCTCAGGGCGAGGGTAATACCCTCAGTGTAGATCCCCTGAGCATAGAAATGACATTCCTGCGGCTTTCACAAATTGTCAACCGCTGCCAGCGCCACAAGTGCAATACCACATACTGCTTGCGCATGAGAAAGAGAACTGGCGACCTTGCAAGAGATATGGAAGGGGCTGCTGCAGATATCGAGGCTGCCAATGCGGCCAATCCAGAGAGGGAGTGTCGTTTTGACTTCCCTCGTGCCTTGCGGGAGCTGGCCGCAGTCATCAGGAAGGAAGGCAAGTCGTACTACGTCTTCGAGGCGGCCCGGAATGACAACCTCATGAACCACTTCAATCCTGCCATTATCCTAGGCTGGCTAGCCAATATCGACATATATCCTTGCACCAGCTTACAGGCGGTTATTACGTACGCTGCGAAGTATTGCAGCAAATCTGAGAAGAAGACTGAGCCTCACTGCAAGCTTGCAGATCAGGTCTTGCCGCATACAGCGCACTTCCAGTCCTTATTATCCTTCTCCTCTCGCCTAATGAATAAGCTGATTGCCGAGCGAGATTACTCAGCGCAGGAGATTTCCCACCTTCTGCTTAATATCCCTCTGCAGGAAGGCACGCGGATGGTCGTCTCCGTGGACTGCCGTCCGTTGGAGCAACATGCGCGTTCGTACCGCGTCGACGAAGATGTCAATGAGACTATCGGCAGCTACAGGAAATACTTGGAGAGAAATGACCAGCATAGAGATGTAACTTACCTCGAGTACCTGCAATCGTACAATCTCAAGACGTGGAGGAGACTCGCTGCTAACGCGAAAGGAAGG TTTAACGACTTCTGCCGCGTTAAAATGATGATGGCTCATCCACATCACTCTCCAGAAGAGTTGCTCATTGTGGGCGGGCGGCGGTTCGATTCCTTCGCGGCTGCGTACAAGTGCTGCGGAGAGCGCCACGCCACACTTGCGGATGATCATTATGGGGAGCCAGACACAAATGAATTGAGGGCAGAGGACGATGAATTTGAGCTTGAGCTTCACGAAGAGCCCATCGCAGAGGAGGACTGGCATGAACTCGCCCGCATGTTACCTGACCGGCCGCTGGAGGAAGAGGATATTGACatactcggccgccgagatATCGACATCAATTATGATTGGACCCCCCACGTTGGACGGTATACCGATGATGGTATTCTCAGCGGCAACTACTGGAAGCAACGCAAAGCGGAAACACCCCCTGACCTTGATCTTGGTTGA